A window of the Streptomyces formicae genome harbors these coding sequences:
- a CDS encoding ornithine cyclodeaminase family protein has protein sequence MASQEAATVVIGADEVRSAVPMPTAIVALQGALREGLDPETDPARSVVPVEHGQLLLMPSQSRHYTGVKVASVAPANPGLGRPRIQGNYLLLDAKTLTPLAVLDGVALTVIRTAAVSAAAADLLADPGAERLVVFGTGPQAHSHVEALRAVRPIRHLTVVGRNPARLRSFVQAYEDSALTVVEGGPQAVADADVVACCTSARTPLFDGATLPPHATVTAVGSHEPDAREVDDATVRRSTVVVEARTAALREAGDVIQPVRAGVLRPETLVTLAALVRGTAVIEPSRPRLFKSVGMAWEDLVVAGAAYEAVAGTGGGRGGPDGGR, from the coding sequence ATGGCCAGCCAAGAGGCGGCGACCGTCGTGATCGGGGCCGACGAGGTCCGCTCCGCCGTACCGATGCCCACCGCCATCGTCGCCCTCCAGGGTGCGTTGCGCGAAGGGCTCGACCCCGAGACCGACCCCGCCCGTTCCGTGGTGCCGGTCGAGCACGGCCAACTGCTCCTGATGCCCTCCCAGTCACGGCACTACACAGGCGTCAAGGTCGCGTCGGTGGCACCGGCCAATCCGGGCCTCGGACGCCCCCGCATCCAGGGCAACTACCTGCTGCTGGACGCGAAGACCCTCACCCCGCTGGCCGTTCTCGACGGAGTCGCCCTGACCGTGATCCGCACCGCGGCGGTCTCCGCGGCGGCCGCGGACCTGCTAGCCGACCCCGGCGCCGAGCGCCTGGTCGTGTTCGGCACCGGCCCGCAGGCGCACAGTCACGTGGAGGCGCTTCGCGCCGTCCGCCCCATCCGGCACCTCACCGTCGTGGGCCGCAACCCCGCACGCCTGCGGTCCTTCGTCCAGGCGTACGAGGACTCGGCGCTGACCGTGGTGGAAGGCGGCCCGCAGGCGGTGGCCGACGCGGATGTGGTCGCGTGCTGCACCAGTGCCCGTACGCCGCTGTTCGACGGCGCGACCCTGCCCCCGCACGCGACCGTCACCGCCGTCGGCTCCCACGAGCCCGATGCCCGCGAGGTCGACGACGCGACCGTGCGCCGCTCGACGGTGGTCGTCGAGGCGCGCACCGCGGCGCTCCGCGAGGCCGGCGACGTCATCCAGCCCGTCCGCGCGGGCGTGCTGCGCCCCGAGACGCTGGTGACCCTCGCCGCTCTGGTCCGCGGCACGGCGGTGATCGAGCCGTCCCGGCCCCGGCTTTTCAAGAGCGTCGGCATGGCGTGGGAGGATCTCGTCGTCGCCGGCGCCGCGTACGAGGCGGTGGCCGGAACGGGAGGCGGGAGAGGAGGTCCGGACGGTGGCCGATGA
- the leuE gene encoding leucine efflux protein LeuE: MVLLPGPNSLYVLSVAARRGVRTAYTAAAGVWCGDTVLMTLSAAGVASLLQANAVLFGIVKFAGAGYLTWLAIGMLRAAWGMWRSRHERAAADEVAAGAPAAERPFRRALVISLFNPKAILFFVAFFVQFVDPGYAYPALSFVVLGGLAQLASVLYLTLLIFAGTHLASAFRRRKRLSAGATSAAGVLFIGFAVKLSLSSA; this comes from the coding sequence ATCGTTCTGCTGCCGGGGCCGAACTCGCTGTACGTGCTCTCCGTGGCCGCGCGCCGCGGCGTGCGCACGGCGTACACGGCCGCGGCGGGTGTGTGGTGCGGCGACACGGTCCTGATGACGCTGTCGGCCGCCGGAGTGGCCTCGCTGCTCCAGGCCAACGCCGTGCTGTTCGGGATCGTGAAGTTCGCCGGGGCGGGCTATCTGACCTGGCTGGCGATCGGGATGCTGCGGGCCGCGTGGGGCATGTGGCGCAGCCGCCACGAGCGCGCCGCCGCCGACGAGGTGGCGGCCGGCGCACCCGCGGCCGAGCGGCCGTTCCGGCGCGCCCTGGTGATCAGCCTCTTCAACCCCAAGGCGATCCTCTTCTTCGTCGCCTTCTTCGTGCAGTTCGTCGATCCCGGGTACGCCTACCCGGCGCTCTCCTTCGTCGTGCTCGGCGGCCTCGCCCAGCTGGCCAGCGTCCTCTATCTCACGCTGCTCATATTCGCCGGCACGCATCTGGCGTCCGCGTTCCGCCGTCGCAAGCGGCTGTCGGCGGGGGCCACGTCCGCGGCGGGCGTGCTGTTCATCGGCTTCGCGGTGAAGCTGTCGCTCAGTAGCGCCTGA
- a CDS encoding L,D-transpeptidase family protein has product MTTLAVALAAGCSAQAVQDDGTSGKNRAPSSASATTPGASADTVSDAKPSDPASPSASASPSASPTTPAATPSAAPRVLMAEGTENEQVRELQARLRQIGYFHRSPTAFYGSMTAKAVGEFQRRRGLPVTGSVDEVTWARLLGMTRRPTADELRPATTNTLDRPDARCMTGRVLCISKESRTLAWMIDGRVVAAMDVRFGSENTPTREGTFSVGWKARKWTSTIYHTPMPYAMFFSGGQAVHYSADFAARGYSGASHGCVNVRDKATISAVFDQVRVGDKVVVHW; this is encoded by the coding sequence GTGACCACACTGGCCGTCGCCCTGGCCGCGGGCTGCTCGGCCCAGGCCGTGCAGGACGACGGGACCTCGGGGAAGAACCGCGCCCCGAGCTCCGCGTCCGCCACGACGCCCGGAGCTTCGGCCGACACGGTCTCGGACGCCAAGCCGAGCGACCCCGCATCGCCGTCGGCGTCCGCGTCCCCGTCCGCGTCGCCGACGACCCCCGCGGCCACGCCGTCGGCGGCACCGAGGGTGCTCATGGCGGAGGGGACGGAGAACGAGCAGGTGCGCGAACTGCAGGCGCGGTTGCGGCAGATCGGCTACTTCCACCGCTCGCCCACCGCGTTCTACGGCTCGATGACGGCGAAGGCGGTCGGTGAGTTCCAGCGCAGGCGCGGGCTGCCGGTGACCGGTTCGGTGGACGAGGTCACCTGGGCGAGGCTCCTCGGCATGACACGCCGGCCGACCGCGGACGAGCTGCGGCCCGCGACCACCAACACGCTGGACAGGCCCGATGCGCGGTGCATGACGGGCCGGGTGCTCTGCATCAGCAAGGAGAGCAGGACGCTCGCCTGGATGATCGACGGCCGGGTCGTCGCGGCGATGGACGTGCGCTTCGGATCGGAGAACACCCCGACCCGCGAAGGCACGTTCAGCGTGGGCTGGAAGGCGCGGAAGTGGACGTCGACGATCTACCACACGCCGATGCCGTACGCGATGTTCTTCAGCGGCGGCCAGGCGGTGCACTACTCGGCGGACTTCGCGGCCCGCGGCTACAGCGGCGCGTCGCACGGCTGCGTCAACGTCCGGGACAAGGCGACGATCTCGGCGGTCTTCGACCAGGTGCGGGTCGGCGACAAGGTCGTCGTCCACTGGTGA
- a CDS encoding RNA polymerase sigma factor: MGAYDAELGAAVERAQQGDEDAFARAYRLVQPGLLGFLRGLVGDDAEDVASDAWLEIARDLGRFRGDGAGFRGWTATIARHRALDHLRRQQRRPRPSLVEQDLLELPHPDDTAAAAMESLSTEQALALIGSLPREQAEAVLLRVVVGLDGPAAGRVLGKRPGAVRSAVHRGLRRLAGRVAQTGAPGGEVPAGRREPGGER, from the coding sequence GTGGGGGCGTACGACGCTGAGCTCGGCGCGGCCGTCGAGCGGGCCCAGCAAGGCGACGAGGACGCGTTCGCGCGCGCCTACCGCCTGGTGCAGCCCGGTCTCCTCGGCTTCCTGCGCGGGCTCGTCGGCGACGACGCCGAGGACGTGGCGTCCGATGCCTGGCTGGAGATCGCCCGCGACCTGGGGCGCTTTCGCGGGGACGGGGCGGGCTTCCGCGGCTGGACGGCGACCATAGCCCGCCACCGTGCCCTGGACCATCTGCGCAGACAGCAGCGCCGCCCCCGCCCCTCGCTCGTCGAACAGGACCTGCTGGAGCTCCCGCACCCGGACGACACGGCGGCCGCGGCGATGGAGTCCCTCTCCACCGAGCAGGCGCTGGCGCTGATCGGGAGCCTGCCGCGCGAGCAGGCCGAGGCCGTCCTGCTGAGAGTGGTCGTCGGGCTCGACGGACCGGCGGCCGGCCGGGTGCTGGGCAAGCGGCCCGGGGCCGTACGGTCCGCGGTGCACCGTGGACTCAGGAGACTGGCGGGGCGAGTGGCCCAGACCGGAGCCCCGGGCGGCGAGGTGCCCGCAGGGCGGCGTGAGCCGGGAGGAGAGCGATGA
- a CDS encoding RNA polymerase sigma factor, which produces MLGDDAELTAAVLAAQDGSEDAFRTVYRAVHPRLLGYIRTLVGEADAEDVASESWLQIARDLERFSGDADRFRGWAARIARNRALDHIRMRGRRPAIGGDETELTGKPAESDTADEAMEALATGHTMELIAQLPQDQAEAVVLRVVVGLDAKSAAKTLGKRPGAVRTAAHRGLKRLAELLGDDHGDHSGEHGPGHDPGHGPDHGSGHGGHLGRGEPESLGRGPGLGAVPPQRGPRPGAARSAGVTHSRLRTQKDM; this is translated from the coding sequence GTGCTGGGGGACGACGCGGAGCTGACCGCCGCGGTGCTCGCGGCTCAGGACGGAAGCGAAGACGCTTTCCGGACTGTGTACCGCGCCGTGCACCCGCGGCTGCTCGGCTACATACGCACGCTGGTCGGCGAGGCGGACGCCGAGGACGTGGCGTCCGAGTCCTGGCTTCAGATCGCGCGGGACCTGGAACGCTTCAGCGGGGACGCGGACCGGTTCCGCGGCTGGGCGGCGCGCATCGCCCGCAACCGCGCCCTGGACCACATCCGGATGCGCGGCCGGCGCCCCGCCATCGGCGGCGACGAGACCGAACTCACCGGGAAGCCCGCCGAGTCCGACACCGCCGACGAGGCGATGGAGGCCCTCGCCACCGGCCACACCATGGAGCTCATCGCCCAACTGCCGCAGGACCAGGCCGAGGCCGTCGTGCTGCGCGTGGTCGTCGGGCTCGACGCGAAGAGCGCCGCGAAGACCCTGGGCAAGCGGCCCGGCGCCGTACGCACCGCGGCGCACCGGGGGCTGAAGCGGCTCGCCGAACTGCTCGGCGATGATCACGGTGATCACAGTGGCGAACACGGTCCGGGTCACGACCCCGGCCATGGTCCCGATCACGGTTCCGGCCACGGCGGTCACCTGGGCCGCGGCGAGCCCGAGAGCCTTGGGCGGGGCCCTGGGCTCGGTGCCGTACCGCCGCAGCGCGGCCCCCGCCCCGGCGCGGCGCGCTCGGCCGGTGTGACGCATTCGCGTCTGCGGACGCAGAAGGACATGTGA
- a CDS encoding GntR family transcriptional regulator, whose amino-acid sequence MADDDTAPALPSFHGRRSLRDEIVQTLRGAVISGDLRPGVVYSAPSLAAQFGVSPTPVREAMVDLAKDGLFEPLRNKGFRVVELSEKELDDLADLRALIEVPVVRRLAEAGVDAADIARLRPLAAGIEEAAARRDLIAHAAIDLEFHLALLALDGNEQIVETVRALRSRSRIYGAKQLAESEALLPSAREHSVLLDLIEARDGAGAEALMRRHIGHVRGIWAAKRDSGSR is encoded by the coding sequence GTGGCCGATGACGACACCGCGCCCGCGCTGCCCTCGTTCCACGGCCGGCGCAGTCTGCGGGACGAGATCGTCCAGACCCTGCGGGGTGCGGTCATCTCCGGGGACCTGCGGCCGGGCGTCGTCTACTCCGCGCCCAGCCTGGCGGCGCAGTTCGGCGTCTCGCCGACTCCCGTCCGCGAGGCGATGGTCGATCTCGCCAAGGACGGGCTCTTCGAGCCCTTGCGCAACAAGGGCTTCCGGGTGGTGGAGCTCTCGGAGAAGGAGCTCGACGACCTCGCCGACCTGCGGGCGCTCATCGAGGTGCCCGTCGTACGGCGGCTCGCGGAGGCCGGCGTCGACGCCGCGGACATCGCACGGCTGCGGCCGCTGGCCGCGGGGATCGAGGAAGCCGCCGCGCGGCGCGACCTGATCGCCCACGCCGCCATCGACCTCGAGTTCCACCTCGCACTGCTGGCGCTCGACGGCAACGAGCAGATCGTGGAGACCGTGCGGGCGCTGCGGTCCAGGTCCCGTATCTACGGCGCCAAGCAACTCGCCGAGAGCGAGGCCCTCCTCCCCTCGGCCCGCGAGCACTCCGTACTCCTCGACCTCATCGAGGCCCGCGACGGGGCGGGAGCGGAGGCGCTCATGCGGCGGCACATCGGGCACGTGCGGGGGATCTGGGCGGCGAAGCGCGACAGCGGCTCCCGGTAG
- a CDS encoding peptidoglycan recognition protein family protein, with the protein MRSHRIWVTAATVVAGLTGVLLFQGVTGQPSADAGPDAKSGPVKADSRTSALKMDTDGRGASLARRDTEPFSMLGVTWTDPAARVTGTVEARTRAAGSGKWSNWLKLDGDSGLGESSAGRGGTEPAWVGPSDGVEVRVKAGGTTSSRLPAGLRLDMIDPGNGGAGSGSVSTAMEPAAVAAFAAFAAETLAPQTESASPAPDDTTSAPASPTPTATATATAEPTDVPSDPPSTSTSPPESTTPSETSSPSASASPTPTATVPTPPPSTAPRPPITSRAGWSADESISPETPEYLPGGKIKAVVVHHTAESNTYTCAEAPAVVRGVYTYHVKQLGWKDIGYNFLVDKCGTVYEGRKGGVDLPVLGAHAYGFNTETTGISVLGTYTDAAPTTAAMTSVARIAAWKLGQYGVSPTGTATLTAGAAGQNLAGQTWAQGAQRTLPAIHGHRDGYNTLCPGTAFYNQLGTIRSWASGPVTGLTVKSVTGGGVSGTTHYTKAGITVGWSASTPSALISKYELLVDGTVAATAAGSATSAKATLAAGTHKVAVRAVHQSGKTATSAAATVVAETTAPAFTTKPSLALRTGTVNTTAVPLTLSWKASDSAALKEVRLTAPVAKTYGPTVTSAAHTAKSGVATAWSMTAYDQAGNTAAASVSGTPVILQETSAVRSGTWTSRSSTSYLGGKSYSSTAKNASLTWTFTGRSAAWAVSRASTSGQAYVYVDGVKAATVDLRSSTTKYRDAIWTKTWSTSAKHTVRIVVVGTSGRPTVTTDGLVYLK; encoded by the coding sequence ATGAGATCTCATCGAATATGGGTCACGGCTGCCACCGTGGTGGCCGGGCTCACCGGAGTCCTCCTCTTTCAGGGGGTGACCGGCCAGCCGTCGGCGGACGCCGGCCCGGACGCCAAGTCCGGGCCCGTCAAGGCCGATTCCCGGACATCCGCCCTGAAAATGGACACCGACGGGCGCGGCGCCTCGCTCGCCCGGAGAGACACCGAGCCCTTCAGCATGCTCGGCGTGACGTGGACCGACCCGGCCGCCCGGGTCACCGGCACCGTCGAGGCACGCACCCGCGCGGCCGGCTCCGGAAAGTGGTCGAACTGGCTGAAGCTGGACGGCGACAGCGGCCTCGGCGAGAGCTCGGCCGGGCGCGGCGGGACCGAGCCCGCCTGGGTGGGCCCGTCCGACGGAGTGGAGGTGCGGGTCAAAGCCGGCGGTACGACCTCGTCCCGCCTCCCCGCCGGGCTCCGCCTCGACATGATCGACCCGGGCAACGGCGGTGCGGGTTCCGGCAGCGTCTCCACGGCGATGGAGCCCGCCGCGGTCGCCGCGTTCGCCGCGTTCGCCGCGGAGACCCTGGCCCCGCAGACCGAATCGGCCTCCCCGGCCCCGGACGACACGACGTCGGCACCCGCCTCGCCGACCCCGACCGCCACCGCCACCGCCACCGCGGAACCGACCGATGTGCCGTCGGACCCGCCCTCGACGAGCACCTCGCCCCCGGAGTCCACCACCCCGAGCGAGACGTCCTCCCCCTCGGCGTCGGCCTCGCCGACGCCCACGGCCACGGTCCCGACACCTCCGCCGTCCACGGCCCCGCGCCCGCCGATCACCTCGCGCGCGGGCTGGAGTGCGGACGAGTCGATCAGCCCCGAGACACCGGAATACCTCCCCGGCGGGAAGATCAAGGCGGTCGTGGTCCACCACACCGCCGAGAGCAACACGTACACCTGCGCGGAGGCTCCGGCCGTCGTGCGCGGCGTGTACACGTACCACGTGAAGCAGCTCGGATGGAAAGACATCGGCTACAACTTCCTCGTCGACAAGTGCGGCACGGTCTACGAGGGCCGCAAGGGCGGCGTCGACCTGCCCGTGCTCGGCGCGCATGCCTACGGCTTCAACACCGAGACGACGGGCATCTCCGTCCTCGGCACCTACACGGACGCCGCGCCGACCACGGCCGCGATGACCTCCGTGGCCCGTATCGCGGCCTGGAAGCTCGGCCAGTACGGCGTCAGCCCGACCGGGACGGCGACACTGACGGCGGGTGCCGCCGGGCAGAACCTCGCCGGCCAGACGTGGGCCCAGGGCGCCCAGCGGACGCTGCCCGCCATCCACGGCCACCGCGACGGATACAACACCCTGTGCCCGGGCACCGCCTTCTACAACCAGCTCGGCACCATCCGCAGCTGGGCCTCCGGTCCGGTCACCGGACTGACCGTCAAGTCCGTCACGGGCGGCGGCGTCTCCGGGACGACGCACTACACCAAGGCGGGCATCACGGTCGGCTGGTCGGCCTCGACACCGTCCGCGCTGATCAGCAAGTACGAGCTCCTCGTCGACGGCACGGTCGCCGCGACCGCCGCCGGCTCGGCCACCTCAGCCAAGGCCACCCTGGCCGCCGGCACACACAAGGTGGCGGTCCGGGCGGTCCACCAGTCCGGCAAGACGGCCACCTCCGCGGCGGCGACCGTCGTCGCCGAGACCACCGCCCCGGCCTTCACGACGAAGCCGTCGCTCGCGCTGCGCACGGGCACGGTGAACACCACGGCCGTACCGCTCACGCTGTCCTGGAAGGCGAGCGACAGCGCGGCGCTGAAGGAGGTACGCCTGACCGCGCCGGTCGCCAAGACCTACGGCCCGACCGTGACCAGCGCCGCCCACACCGCCAAGTCCGGTGTGGCCACGGCCTGGAGCATGACGGCGTACGACCAGGCCGGGAACACCGCCGCCGCGTCGGTCTCCGGAACGCCGGTGATCCTCCAGGAGACCTCCGCGGTCCGGTCCGGCACCTGGACCTCCCGGTCCTCGACCAGCTACCTCGGAGGCAAGTCCTACTCCAGCACGGCCAAGAACGCCTCCCTGACGTGGACGTTCACGGGCAGGTCGGCGGCCTGGGCCGTCTCCCGTGCCTCGACGTCGGGTCAGGCGTACGTGTACGTGGACGGGGTGAAGGCGGCGACGGTGGACCTCAGGTCCTCCACGACCAAGTACCGCGACGCGATCTGGACGAAGACGTGGAGCACGTCCGCGAAGCACACGGTCAGGATCGTGGTCGTCGGCACATCCGGGCGCCCGACGGTGACCACGGACGGTCTCGTCTACCTGAAGTGA
- a CDS encoding MFS transporter — MTAATHPAPHQARKVLLSSLIGSTVEWYEFFIYGTAASLVFDDLFFPGFDPLVSTLLSLSTFAIAFVARPVGGVVFGHFGDRLGRKSMLVLTLTLMGAATFAIGLLPTYEQIGVAAPLLLVFVRLVQGFSLGGEYGGAVLMSVEHADPRRRGLYGAVVNTGTGWGLLLANLLFLAVTQLPDDDFRSLGWRIPFLLSAVLVGLGLFIRLKVAESPDFDAAKRAGEVHRAPVIEVLRRHSAPVVLMAVAYLATGVTFYVGTVFSLSYGTEHIGVSKDAMLGLVLGGTALTIVAIPLFGRWSDRIGRKGLFLAGVAGMAALPYAWFVSLDSGSTALMLLGFLVLFTAWSATYAAMPTFFAHAIPVEVRYTGLSIGYTLGTVLGGGFAPMIATYLLDRTDDWTAIAVYMSAAGVLSFAAAAFLKERQDAPVAEAKPAAVTPGSEASGSEARSGGPHR; from the coding sequence ATGACCGCGGCGACGCACCCCGCACCGCACCAGGCCCGCAAGGTCCTGCTGTCGAGCCTCATCGGCAGCACCGTCGAGTGGTACGAGTTCTTCATCTACGGCACGGCCGCCTCGCTCGTCTTCGACGACTTGTTCTTTCCGGGCTTCGATCCGCTCGTGTCCACCCTGCTCTCGCTGTCCACCTTCGCCATCGCCTTCGTCGCGCGCCCGGTCGGCGGCGTCGTCTTCGGTCACTTCGGCGATCGCCTCGGGCGCAAGTCGATGCTCGTGCTGACCCTGACGCTGATGGGCGCGGCCACCTTCGCCATCGGCCTGCTGCCCACGTACGAGCAGATAGGCGTGGCGGCGCCGCTGCTCCTCGTGTTCGTCCGGCTCGTCCAGGGCTTCTCGCTCGGCGGCGAGTACGGCGGCGCGGTGCTGATGAGCGTCGAGCACGCGGACCCGCGCCGCCGCGGTCTGTACGGAGCGGTCGTCAACACCGGAACGGGCTGGGGACTTCTCCTCGCCAACCTGCTCTTCCTGGCCGTGACCCAGCTCCCCGACGACGACTTCCGCTCCTTGGGCTGGCGCATCCCGTTCCTGCTCAGCGCCGTGCTGGTCGGGCTCGGCCTCTTCATCCGCCTCAAGGTGGCCGAAAGCCCGGACTTCGACGCGGCCAAGCGCGCCGGAGAGGTCCACCGGGCACCGGTGATCGAGGTGCTGCGCCGCCACAGCGCCCCCGTGGTCCTCATGGCCGTCGCCTACCTCGCCACCGGAGTCACCTTCTACGTGGGCACGGTCTTCTCCCTGAGCTACGGCACCGAGCACATCGGGGTGAGCAAGGACGCGATGCTGGGCCTCGTCCTCGGCGGCACGGCGCTCACCATCGTCGCCATCCCGCTCTTCGGCCGCTGGTCCGACCGGATCGGCCGCAAGGGCCTCTTCCTCGCCGGCGTCGCGGGCATGGCCGCGCTGCCGTACGCCTGGTTCGTGTCGCTGGACAGCGGCAGCACCGCGCTCATGCTGCTCGGGTTCCTCGTCCTGTTCACCGCGTGGTCCGCGACGTACGCGGCGATGCCCACGTTCTTCGCCCACGCGATCCCCGTCGAGGTGCGCTACACCGGCCTGTCGATCGGATACACGCTGGGCACCGTCCTGGGCGGCGGGTTCGCCCCGATGATCGCGACCTATCTGCTCGACCGGACCGACGACTGGACGGCCATCGCCGTGTACATGAGCGCCGCGGGGGTGCTGTCCTTCGCGGCGGCAGCGTTCCTGAAGGAGCGTCAGGACGCACCGGTGGCGGAGGCGAAGCCCGCCGCGGTGACGCCCGGCTCGGAGGCGTCCGGCTCGGAGGCGCGTTCAGGCGGCCCCCACCGGTGA
- a CDS encoding acyl-CoA mutase large subunit family protein: MARESESGLPIEPVYGPDSLEGWEPAEKLGAPGSYPFTRGVYPSMYTGRPWTMRQYAGFGTAVESNARYRQLIEHGTTGLSVAFDLPTQMGHDSDAPIAHGEVGKVGVAIDSLDDMRVLFGGIPLDKVSTSMTINAPAALLLLLYQLVGEEQGVPADKLTGTIQNDVLKEYIARGTYIFPPKPSLRLIADIFKYCQAEIPRWNTISISGYHMAEAGASPAQEIAFTLADGIEYVRTAVAAGMGVDDFAPRLSFFFVARTTILEEVAKFRAARRIWARVMRDEFGAKNPKSMMLRFHTQTAGVQLTAQQPEVNLVRVAVQGLAAVLGGTQSLHTNSFDEAIALPTDKSARLALRTQQVLAYETDVTATVDPFAGSYVVETMTDAVEAAALELMQRVEDLGGAVSAIEQGFQKNEIERNAYRIAQETDSGERVVVGVNRFALDEEEPYEPLRVDPAIESQQAERLAKLRAERDGALVDAALAELKRAAAGTDNVLYPMKDALRARATVGEVCNALREVWGTYVPADAF; the protein is encoded by the coding sequence ATGGCGCGCGAGTCGGAATCGGGTCTGCCCATCGAGCCGGTCTACGGACCGGACTCCCTGGAGGGGTGGGAACCGGCCGAGAAGCTGGGGGCACCGGGTTCGTACCCCTTTACGCGCGGCGTGTATCCCTCGATGTACACCGGTCGGCCCTGGACGATGCGGCAGTACGCCGGTTTCGGCACGGCCGTCGAGTCCAACGCCCGTTACCGGCAACTGATCGAGCACGGCACCACGGGGCTCTCGGTCGCCTTCGACCTTCCCACCCAGATGGGCCATGACAGCGATGCTCCGATCGCGCACGGCGAGGTCGGCAAGGTGGGGGTCGCGATCGACTCGCTCGACGACATGCGCGTCCTGTTCGGCGGGATCCCGCTGGACAAGGTCTCCACCTCGATGACGATCAACGCCCCTGCCGCCCTTCTGCTGTTGCTCTACCAGTTGGTGGGCGAGGAACAGGGCGTACCCGCCGACAAGCTGACCGGGACCATCCAGAACGATGTGCTCAAGGAGTACATCGCACGCGGAACGTACATCTTTCCGCCGAAGCCGTCATTGCGGCTGATCGCCGACATCTTCAAGTACTGCCAGGCCGAGATCCCGAGGTGGAACACCATCTCGATCTCCGGCTACCACATGGCCGAGGCCGGGGCATCTCCGGCGCAGGAGATCGCTTTCACCCTTGCGGACGGTATCGAGTACGTCCGAACGGCTGTAGCCGCGGGGATGGGTGTGGACGACTTCGCCCCCAGGCTGTCCTTCTTCTTCGTCGCGCGCACGACGATCCTGGAGGAGGTCGCGAAGTTCCGCGCCGCACGGCGGATCTGGGCGCGGGTGATGCGGGACGAGTTCGGGGCGAAGAACCCCAAGTCGATGATGCTGCGCTTCCACACCCAGACCGCGGGCGTGCAGCTGACGGCCCAGCAGCCCGAGGTGAACCTGGTCCGCGTCGCCGTCCAGGGCCTCGCCGCGGTCCTCGGCGGCACTCAGTCGCTGCACACCAACTCCTTCGACGAGGCCATCGCGCTCCCGACGGACAAGTCCGCGCGGCTGGCGCTGCGCACCCAGCAGGTCCTCGCCTACGAGACGGACGTGACGGCGACCGTCGACCCGTTCGCAGGTTCGTACGTCGTGGAGACGATGACCGACGCCGTGGAGGCCGCGGCGCTGGAGCTGATGCAGCGGGTCGAGGACCTGGGCGGCGCGGTCAGCGCCATCGAACAGGGCTTCCAGAAGAACGAGATCGAGCGCAACGCCTACCGCATCGCCCAGGAGACCGACAGCGGAGAGCGCGTCGTGGTCGGCGTCAACCGCTTCGCCCTCGACGAGGAGGAGCCGTACGAGCCGCTGCGCGTCGACCCCGCGATCGAGTCCCAGCAGGCGGAGCGGCTGGCGAAGCTCCGCGCCGAACGCGACGGGGCGCTGGTGGACGCGGCCCTCGCCGAACTGAAGCGGGCTGCCGCCGGCACGGACAACGTGCTCTACCCGATGAAGGACGCGCTGCGGGCGCGGGCGACGGTGGGCGAAGTGTGCAACGCGCTGCGGGAGGTGTGGGGGACGTACGTGCCGGCGGACGCGTTCTGA